From one Melioribacteraceae bacterium genomic stretch:
- a CDS encoding sigma-54 dependent transcriptional regulator — protein MKPNITPEKPILLIDDEEHFLLSAELTFSSNGIKNTETCKDSRNVLSLLSKKDYSLVVLDINMPNISGSELLPQIVKKYPHIPVIVLTAVNSVENAVQSMKDGAFDYVVKPVDDTRLIATIKRGLEFTEIRNENELLKQSLLKEKLEHPEAFESIITRSGALRAIFRYIEAIAKTNLPVLITGETGTGKELIANAIHLVSGRKGNLVPVNVAGVDDNLFSDTLFGHKKGAFTGAEIDRKGLIEQAEDGTLFLDEIGDLNIESQVKLLRLLQGGQYYPLGSDIAKLSNARIIVATNRDIKSMQGSNKFRQDLYYRLRSHHIHIPPLRERKKDIPYLIDYFLIKASQDLNKKKPRPPKELYTLLSNYHFPGNVRELEGIIYDAVSFHKSGILSLELIRSKLSDEPFAKQKVEKNGNDIEDSTILITGRFPSLKESEEELINEALKRADGNQTIAADLLGISRRALNNRLQRKKN, from the coding sequence ATGAAACCAAACATTACACCGGAAAAACCAATTCTATTAATCGATGACGAAGAGCACTTTTTGCTTAGTGCTGAACTTACTTTTTCATCCAACGGAATAAAGAATACTGAAACATGCAAAGACTCAAGAAATGTTTTAAGCCTTCTCTCTAAAAAAGATTACTCTCTTGTAGTACTTGATATTAATATGCCGAATATATCCGGCAGTGAATTGCTTCCTCAAATAGTAAAAAAGTATCCGCATATTCCGGTTATTGTATTAACTGCTGTCAACAGTGTTGAGAATGCTGTTCAATCGATGAAAGACGGTGCATTTGATTACGTAGTAAAACCGGTGGATGATACAAGATTAATAGCAACTATAAAACGCGGATTAGAGTTTACCGAAATTAGAAATGAAAATGAGTTGCTTAAGCAATCTTTATTAAAAGAAAAATTAGAACATCCGGAAGCTTTTGAAAGCATAATTACAAGAAGCGGTGCTTTAAGAGCGATATTCAGATATATAGAAGCAATTGCAAAGACAAACTTGCCTGTTTTAATAACCGGTGAAACCGGCACTGGCAAAGAGTTAATTGCAAATGCAATTCACTTAGTAAGTGGAAGAAAAGGAAATCTTGTACCTGTTAACGTTGCCGGTGTGGATGATAATTTATTTTCCGATACTTTGTTCGGACATAAGAAAGGAGCATTTACCGGTGCTGAGATTGACAGAAAAGGTTTGATTGAACAAGCTGAAGACGGAACTCTTTTTCTTGATGAGATCGGGGACTTAAATATAGAATCGCAAGTTAAGCTGTTAAGACTACTTCAGGGCGGACAGTATTATCCGCTTGGTTCGGATATTGCAAAGCTTTCAAATGCTAGAATTATTGTAGCAACTAATCGTGATATTAAATCAATGCAAGGCAGTAATAAATTCAGGCAAGATTTATACTATCGTTTACGCTCACATCACATACATATACCTCCGCTGCGTGAAAGAAAAAAAGATATTCCTTATTTGATCGATTACTTTTTAATAAAAGCATCTCAAGATTTAAATAAAAAGAAACCGCGACCACCGAAAGAACTTTATACATTATTAAGTAATTATCATTTCCCGGGAAATGTTAGAGAACTTGAGGGAATAATCTATGATGCCGTAAGTTTTCATAAATCCGGAATCCTTTCACTCGAGTTAATTCGATCAAAACTTTCAGATGAACCTTTCGCAAAACAGAAAGTCGAAAAGAACGGTAACGATATCGAAGATTCTACAATTTTAATAACGGGAAGATTTCCTTCGTTAAAAGAATCCGAGGAAGAATTAATAAATGAAGCGTTGAAACGAGCTGACGGAAATCAAACAATTGCTGCCGATCTGCTTGGTATCTCAAGACGAGCTTTAAACAATAGATTACAAAGAAAGAAGAATTAA
- a CDS encoding PAS domain-containing sensor histidine kinase: MDLQIEKRYERLINFLTDYIYTVKIDDGKVVDTFHGPGCVNVTGYNSEDYKSDPELWYRMVHEKDSKKVLDQARRALVGEDVEPVEHRIIHRDGSIRWVRNSIIITRDHLGKPIYYDGLINDITNLKAAEKEAEIRQQQLLQADKMASLGVLISGIAHEINNPNNFILLNIQLFQKIWKDVLPILEDYFKENGDFVLAGMLYSRASSKINQSLEGILNGSERIRKIVNTLTDYAKIDSGQIESDVDINKIVDMAITITSNLIKQSTNNFKVELDSSLPTIKGNSQQLEQVVINLLTNACHSLKKKDSSINLRTELSDDKKSIRIVVKDKGRGIKEKDLKHIMDPFFTTRRDSGGTGLGLSISYNIVKNHGGELSLLSDFGKGTTATVTLPVDK; encoded by the coding sequence ATGGATTTACAAATAGAAAAAAGATACGAACGCTTAATCAATTTCCTAACCGACTACATATACACGGTAAAAATTGATGACGGGAAAGTTGTGGACACTTTTCACGGTCCCGGATGTGTTAATGTTACCGGCTATAATTCCGAAGATTATAAAAGTGATCCCGAGCTTTGGTATAGGATGGTTCATGAAAAGGATAGCAAAAAAGTTCTTGACCAGGCAAGAAGAGCTCTGGTTGGTGAAGATGTTGAACCGGTCGAACACAGAATAATTCACCGCGACGGATCAATACGATGGGTAAGAAACAGCATCATTATTACGCGAGATCATTTAGGCAAACCGATTTATTATGACGGATTAATAAATGATATTACAAATCTTAAAGCCGCTGAGAAAGAAGCCGAAATTAGACAACAGCAATTATTACAAGCAGATAAAATGGCTTCGCTCGGAGTTTTAATTTCCGGTATTGCGCACGAAATAAACAATCCGAATAATTTTATTTTACTAAACATTCAACTCTTTCAAAAAATTTGGAAAGACGTTCTCCCTATTCTGGAAGATTACTTTAAAGAAAACGGAGACTTTGTGCTTGCCGGGATGTTGTATAGTCGTGCATCAAGCAAAATCAATCAATCGTTGGAAGGTATTCTTAACGGGTCGGAGCGAATTAGAAAAATTGTAAATACCTTAACCGATTATGCAAAAATTGATAGCGGACAAATTGAAAGCGATGTCGATATAAATAAAATAGTTGATATGGCGATTACAATTACCAGCAACTTAATCAAACAATCGACAAATAATTTTAAAGTAGAACTAGATTCGTCTCTTCCAACAATAAAGGGGAACTCTCAACAATTAGAACAAGTTGTAATAAACTTGCTTACTAATGCTTGTCATTCATTAAAGAAAAAAGATTCGTCAATTAATTTAAGAACTGAATTGAGCGATGACAAAAAATCTATTAGGATAGTTGTGAAGGACAAAGGACGCGGTATAAAAGAAAAAGATCTTAAACATATTATGGATCCGTTTTTTACAACTAGGAGAGACAGCGGCGGGACAGGACTTGGATTGTCAATCTCATATAACATTGTTAAAAATCATGGCGGAGAGTTATCTTTATTAAGTGATTTTGGAAAAGGTACAACGGCAACCGTAACTTTACCTGTAGATAAATAA
- a CDS encoding beta-lactamase family protein, with translation MNTFFNTILILLLTLSLSSAHAAELSETAKSRISNESDQLIKKYTDLDIFSGVVLLAENGRPFYQKAFGLANRDENIPNTINTKFDIGSMNKTFTKVVVYQLMQEDRLKLDDKLGNYLEGFPKEAAESITINMLLHHQSGYGDYHSPDYFDSPKEEKRISQLVERIKKMPLLFHPGTDQQYSNAGYILLGAIIEKITGKSYHENVKERIVKPLELTETYVENKHSVQARAVGYFKNAKGEIQNNEGFLEIPKPDGGFQSTTSDILKFYQEYFYGNKLLSDEIKNSLDEFNYYDEVRKTEGAIPQAGGFEGANTVIYEVLRDQISIIVFANMDEPVAEQLGAGILAIVRGKEPGEPALPAIQNIYRTLVERSPHYVRENFEELTKNFHPSDPKDLILNQVGYTFLFDGQIDKAIEAFQLNVELFPNIANCYDSLGEALLEKGDREEALKNYKKALELNHEMPSAKEKVKELSK, from the coding sequence ATGAATACATTTTTTAATACTATTCTAATACTTCTACTTACATTATCTTTGAGTTCAGCTCATGCTGCAGAGCTAAGTGAGACAGCAAAATCCAGAATTTCTAATGAATCCGATCAACTGATTAAAAAATATACGGATTTGGATATATTTTCAGGAGTTGTTCTTCTCGCTGAAAATGGAAGACCGTTTTATCAGAAAGCATTTGGTTTAGCAAATAGAGATGAGAATATTCCCAATACAATAAATACCAAGTTCGATATTGGCTCCATGAATAAAACATTTACAAAAGTTGTTGTTTATCAATTAATGCAAGAAGACAGGTTAAAACTTGATGATAAGCTAGGAAATTATCTAGAAGGATTTCCAAAAGAAGCAGCTGAGAGTATTACAATTAATATGCTATTACATCATCAATCGGGATATGGGGATTATCATTCTCCCGATTACTTTGATTCACCGAAAGAAGAAAAGAGAATTTCTCAATTAGTTGAAAGAATTAAAAAGATGCCGTTGCTTTTTCATCCAGGTACAGATCAGCAATACAGCAATGCCGGTTATATTCTACTTGGAGCAATAATTGAGAAGATAACCGGAAAATCATATCATGAAAACGTGAAAGAACGAATTGTAAAGCCACTTGAACTCACCGAAACTTATGTCGAGAATAAGCACTCAGTACAGGCAAGAGCAGTTGGTTATTTTAAGAATGCAAAAGGAGAAATCCAAAACAATGAAGGGTTTTTAGAAATACCCAAGCCGGACGGAGGTTTTCAATCAACCACATCAGATATTTTAAAATTTTATCAAGAATACTTTTACGGAAATAAATTATTAAGTGACGAAATAAAAAATTCACTTGATGAATTTAACTATTACGATGAAGTAAGAAAAACCGAAGGAGCAATTCCGCAAGCAGGGGGATTCGAAGGAGCGAATACAGTTATTTACGAAGTACTCCGGGATCAAATATCAATTATTGTATTTGCAAATATGGATGAGCCTGTTGCTGAACAACTTGGAGCAGGAATACTTGCAATTGTTAGAGGCAAAGAACCCGGTGAACCGGCTTTACCGGCAATCCAAAATATATATCGTACTTTAGTTGAAAGATCACCACACTATGTAAGAGAAAATTTTGAGGAACTGACAAAAAACTTTCATCCATCAGACCCTAAGGATTTAATACTCAATCAAGTTGGTTATACATTTCTTTTTGACGGACAAATTGATAAAGCAATAGAAGCTTTTCAATTGAATGTTGAATTGTTTCCCAATATTGCCAACTGTTATGATAGTCTAGGTGAAGCTTTATTGGAAAAAGGAGATCGAGAAGAAGCATTAAAAAACTACAAAAAAGCACTCGAGCTAAATCATGAAATGCCATCCGCAAAAGAAAAAGTAAAAGAGCTAAGTAAGTAG
- a CDS encoding GlsB/YeaQ/YmgE family stress response membrane protein: MNFIIWILSGILAGWLTGKIMKGSGYGLLGDLAIGLLGAVVGGFLAGLFGLEATSWVGQIVVAVVGGIVLVWVVRKIKG; this comes from the coding sequence ATGAACTTTATTATTTGGATTCTCAGCGGAATACTTGCCGGTTGGTTAACCGGAAAAATAATGAAAGGTTCCGGTTACGGACTTTTGGGTGATTTAGCAATTGGTTTACTGGGTGCCGTTGTGGGCGGATTTTTAGCAGGCTTATTTGGATTGGAAGCAACCAGTTGGGTCGGTCAAATTGTTGTTGCCGTTGTTGGCGGTATTGTTTTGGTTTGGGTTGTTAGAAAAATCAAAGGATAA
- a CDS encoding DUF4382 domain-containing protein: MLATKKSLLAFFTVLLVILFIGNGCEDDDNITKAEGSGTISMKMGDAPFPIDLVAKAEITIDKIDIRSVSETGSDDGHRTYIVLDEPQTINLIDFRNGLTTDLPDIIVSAGNYDQVRLYIADAKIELIDGTTYDLKVPSGAESGLKVYINPFLQVNPDVTYEVLLDVDLTKSFVVQGNPNTPAGINGFIFKPVIRAVNLSEAGTIYGKVFDADGNILANSHVWVEQDSVISSTYTEIDGSYRIIGLPSGTYNVYAEVADFMTGSVEGVVVSASSETEVNFELSL; encoded by the coding sequence ATGTTAGCAACAAAAAAGTCTTTATTAGCATTTTTTACCGTGCTTCTCGTAATTCTATTTATTGGAAACGGATGCGAAGATGACGATAATATTACCAAAGCCGAAGGATCAGGCACAATTTCAATGAAAATGGGGGATGCACCGTTCCCAATTGATTTAGTAGCTAAAGCAGAAATTACAATTGATAAGATTGATATAAGAAGTGTATCCGAGACAGGTTCGGACGATGGTCATAGAACCTACATTGTTTTGGATGAACCACAAACAATAAACTTAATCGATTTTAGAAACGGATTAACAACAGATTTGCCGGATATAATTGTCTCAGCCGGAAATTATGATCAAGTGCGGCTTTACATAGCTGATGCAAAAATCGAATTGATAGATGGTACAACATATGATTTGAAAGTACCAAGCGGAGCTGAATCCGGATTAAAAGTTTATATAAATCCGTTTTTACAAGTAAACCCGGATGTAACATACGAAGTTCTTCTTGATGTCGATTTAACAAAATCATTTGTGGTACAAGGGAATCCAAATACACCAGCCGGTATAAACGGGTTTATTTTTAAACCTGTAATTAGAGCAGTTAATCTTTCTGAAGCCGGAACAATTTACGGTAAAGTGTTTGATGCAGACGGAAATATTCTAGCAAATTCGCACGTTTGGGTTGAACAGGATTCGGTAATATCGAGCACTTATACCGAGATTGACGGCTCGTATAGAATTATTGGCCTGCCATCAGGAACTTACAATGTTTATGCTGAAGTTGCTGACTTCATGACCGGATCTGTAGAAGGTGTTGTTGTAAGTGCCTCATCTGAAACAGAAGTCAATTTTGAATTATCGTTGTAG
- a CDS encoding DUF4918 family protein — protein MFSERAINFFLNLTLPEKLPDHVAIMNPYDSEETVQLVTKFYKKFFNDKNKRTFLVGINPGRFGGGLTGIAFTDPVNLQEKCGINNKLDKKRELSSQFVYKLIDEFGGIKKFYSRYFITALYPLALIKDGKNYNYYDSQKVYKALKPQIIKTFKQQIEFSANDKYVISFGKKNADYLKEINDEIKFFKEIIIFDHPRFIMQYQLKKLDEYLDNYTKILRKVSN, from the coding sequence TTGTTTTCAGAAAGAGCTATTAACTTTTTTCTTAATCTAACGTTGCCCGAAAAATTACCGGATCATGTTGCGATAATGAATCCGTATGATTCTGAAGAAACAGTTCAACTTGTCACAAAGTTTTACAAAAAATTTTTTAATGATAAAAACAAAAGAACTTTTTTAGTCGGAATTAATCCCGGTAGATTCGGCGGTGGTTTAACCGGTATTGCTTTTACAGATCCGGTAAATCTCCAAGAAAAATGTGGTATTAATAATAAGTTGGACAAAAAGCGAGAACTCTCAAGTCAGTTTGTCTACAAACTAATTGATGAGTTTGGCGGAATTAAAAAATTCTATTCCAGATATTTTATTACCGCACTTTACCCTTTAGCATTAATCAAAGACGGTAAAAATTATAATTATTACGACTCACAAAAAGTATATAAAGCATTAAAACCACAAATCATAAAAACATTCAAGCAGCAAATTGAATTTAGTGCAAACGATAAATATGTTATCTCATTCGGTAAAAAGAACGCAGATTATCTTAAAGAAATTAATGATGAGATAAAGTTTTTTAAGGAGATAATTATTTTTGATCATCCGCGTTTTATTATGCAATATCAATTGAAAAAGTTGGATGAATACTTAGACAATTACACAAAAATTCTTCGGAAGGTTAGCAATTGA
- a CDS encoding SDR family oxidoreductase translates to MNKVKTAIITGASRGIGKSIAIGLAQEGYKTILFARNEVKLIETKNEIQKIIGEKRELEAEVHSIDLSDFVKVKDVIRKVLDKHNRIDILVNNAGIWRDGSVDLPVDEYKELLDVNLVAPYIILQEVIPQMKKQKSGYIFNISSRGGTYGFPKSGSYVSSKFAIKGMSESLYRELAEYNIKVTALCPSYVNTDMAEEVGPTLGPDEMIQPIDILKTINWLLSLSPSVYIKDVIIECQKKIK, encoded by the coding sequence TTGAATAAAGTAAAAACAGCAATCATCACCGGTGCAAGCAGAGGAATAGGTAAATCAATTGCAATTGGTTTGGCACAGGAGGGATATAAAACAATTCTTTTTGCACGGAATGAAGTAAAATTAATCGAAACAAAAAATGAAATACAAAAAATTATTGGCGAGAAAAGAGAATTGGAAGCAGAAGTACACTCTATTGATCTATCTGACTTTGTTAAAGTAAAAGATGTAATCCGAAAAGTTTTAGACAAACATAATAGAATAGATATACTTGTAAACAATGCCGGAATTTGGCGTGATGGCTCAGTTGACCTGCCGGTTGATGAATACAAAGAACTTTTAGATGTAAACCTTGTCGCACCATACATAATTCTTCAAGAAGTAATTCCACAAATGAAAAAACAAAAAAGCGGATACATTTTTAATATTTCATCACGCGGGGGAACATACGGATTTCCAAAATCCGGTTCTTATGTCTCTTCAAAATTCGCAATAAAAGGAATGAGCGAATCGCTTTATCGTGAACTTGCCGAATATAATATCAAAGTCACTGCACTCTGTCCGTCTTATGTGAATACTGACATGGCGGAAGAAGTCGGACCAACACTCGGTCCCGATGAAATGATTCAACCGATTGATATATTGAAAACAATAAATTGGCTGCTAAGTTTATCGCCCTCGGTTTATATTAAAGATGTAATAATAGAGTGTCAGAAAAAGATTAAGTGA
- a CDS encoding Rrf2 family transcriptional regulator, with protein MQTYITREQDYALRITSALAALNKNDQLPVSELSKRLYISKNFAARIVHKLAKNGILSTTQGKYGGVSLKKQADKLSVYEVLETIGFKTKLNQCLDERFPCEFSNKCLFHLFFDEEEKKLHEKMKQKMISEFVI; from the coding sequence ATGCAAACTTACATCACACGCGAACAAGATTATGCACTTCGAATCACTTCAGCTTTAGCCGCACTTAATAAAAACGATCAACTCCCGGTAAGCGAACTTTCAAAACGATTATACATTTCAAAAAATTTTGCTGCACGTATTGTTCATAAACTAGCAAAGAACGGAATCCTTTCAACAACGCAAGGGAAGTATGGCGGAGTTTCATTAAAAAAACAAGCCGATAAACTTTCCGTTTATGAAGTTCTAGAAACTATTGGTTTCAAAACAAAATTAAATCAATGTCTTGATGAAAGATTCCCTTGTGAGTTTTCAAATAAATGTTTGTTCCACTTATTCTTTGATGAAGAAGAAAAAAAACTTCATGAAAAGATGAAGCAAAAAATGATCTCTGAATTTGTGATCTAA
- a CDS encoding cytochrome ubiquinol oxidase subunit I, with product MDVEILARIQFAFTIAFHYIFPPLSIGLGVILVIMEGMYFKTKNPLYERMTKFWVKVFALTFAIGVASGIVMEFEFGTNWATYSRFVGDVFGSALAAEGIFAFFLESGFLAILVFGWDKVGPKTHFFSTIMVSLGSMLSAVWIVVANSWQQTPAGYHLVGEGLNMRAEITDFWAMVFNPSSMERLSHVLSGAWLAGAFLVISVSAYYLIRKKHIEFAQQSIKIALVVALFASLFQLFTGHQSAIGVSENQPAKMAAFEGHYDSSAVAPLYLFGWVDDKKQEVKYGIAIPGLLSYLIYGDASKEVMGLNAFRPEDRPPVNIVFQAYHIMVAIGFFLIAISIVSIFYWKRKKLFETKWLLWILVFSVLGPQIANQIGWIAAEVGRQPWIVYGLLRTADALSKVVEANQVIFSLILFFVIYSLLFVLFIYLLNEKIQHGPEQPDTIASEYEKQKEVLNH from the coding sequence ATGGATGTTGAAATACTTGCGCGTATTCAATTTGCATTTACAATTGCCTTCCATTATATCTTTCCGCCATTAAGTATTGGGCTTGGTGTAATTCTAGTTATAATGGAAGGGATGTATTTCAAAACGAAAAATCCTCTTTATGAGCGAATGACAAAATTTTGGGTAAAAGTATTCGCATTAACTTTTGCCATCGGTGTTGCCAGCGGTATTGTTATGGAATTTGAGTTTGGTACTAACTGGGCAACGTACTCAAGATTTGTCGGAGATGTTTTTGGTAGCGCCCTGGCAGCCGAAGGAATTTTTGCATTCTTTCTCGAATCCGGATTCTTGGCAATATTAGTTTTTGGCTGGGATAAAGTTGGTCCTAAAACACACTTCTTCTCAACAATAATGGTTTCGCTCGGTTCGATGTTAAGTGCAGTTTGGATTGTTGTTGCAAACTCATGGCAGCAAACTCCCGCAGGTTATCATCTTGTGGGTGAAGGACTAAACATGAGAGCCGAAATTACCGACTTTTGGGCGATGGTTTTTAATCCGTCCTCGATGGAAAGATTGTCTCACGTACTTTCCGGAGCCTGGCTTGCCGGTGCTTTTTTAGTTATAAGCGTGAGTGCATATTATCTTATAAGAAAAAAACATATTGAATTTGCACAACAGTCAATTAAAATTGCTTTAGTGGTTGCATTATTCGCTTCACTATTTCAATTGTTTACCGGGCATCAAAGTGCGATTGGTGTTAGCGAAAATCAACCGGCTAAAATGGCTGCCTTTGAAGGACATTATGATTCTTCAGCCGTTGCACCATTATATTTATTTGGATGGGTTGATGATAAGAAGCAAGAAGTTAAATACGGAATCGCGATTCCCGGATTGTTAAGTTATTTGATCTATGGAGATGCAAGTAAAGAAGTTATGGGATTAAACGCATTTAGACCGGAGGACAGACCGCCTGTTAATATTGTATTTCAAGCATATCACATTATGGTTGCAATTGGTTTCTTCTTAATCGCAATTAGTATAGTAAGTATATTTTATTGGAAGCGAAAAAAATTATTCGAAACAAAATGGCTCTTATGGATTTTGGTTTTCTCGGTACTCGGTCCTCAAATTGCTAATCAAATTGGTTGGATTGCAGCAGAAGTAGGGAGACAACCTTGGATCGTTTATGGATTGTTAAGAACTGCTGACGCACTTTCAAAAGTTGTTGAAGCTAATCAAGTGATATTTTCATTAATTCTCTTTTTTGTAATCTATTCTTTGCTGTTTGTATTGTTCATTTACTTGTTGAATGAAAAAATTCAACACGGACCTGAACAACCCGATACAATTGCATCTGAATATGAAAAGCAAAAAGAAGTTTTAAATCACTAA
- the cydB gene encoding cytochrome d ubiquinol oxidase subunit II: MEFTFDLNTIWFILIGVLLTGYAILDGFDLGVGSLHLLVKDDTERRLMINSIGPVWDGNEVWLVTGGGALFAAFPHVYATVFSGFYTAFMLLLAGLIFRAVAIEFRSKRPSKRWRNAWDIAFSVSSILIALLMGVALGNIITGVPLGADKEFAGNFWSLINPYTVMVGITTVALFMMHGSIYAVLKTEGELQKRLSGWVNNTIIFFVIMYVTTTMATLIYYPHMIDHFKDSPALFLVAILNMLAIANIPREIHHKREFRAFLSSAASIAALLALFALGLFPNIVLSNPNPEFSLNIYNAASSQKTLNIMLIMAIIGIPFVLAYTISIYWVFRGKVKLNAMSY; the protein is encoded by the coding sequence ATGGAATTCACATTTGACTTAAATACAATTTGGTTCATATTAATAGGGGTATTGCTGACCGGCTATGCAATTCTTGATGGCTTTGATTTGGGAGTCGGTTCACTACATCTTCTCGTTAAGGATGACACAGAAAGAAGATTGATGATAAATTCAATCGGTCCGGTTTGGGATGGAAACGAAGTTTGGCTTGTTACAGGCGGCGGAGCTTTGTTTGCTGCATTTCCGCATGTTTATGCAACAGTATTTTCCGGGTTTTATACTGCGTTTATGTTACTTCTGGCGGGATTAATTTTCCGGGCGGTCGCTATCGAATTCAGAAGTAAAAGACCTAGCAAACGTTGGAGAAACGCTTGGGATATCGCTTTTAGTGTATCAAGTATTTTGATTGCATTGCTGATGGGTGTTGCACTTGGAAATATTATCACCGGTGTTCCGCTTGGCGCCGATAAAGAATTTGCCGGAAACTTTTGGTCATTAATTAATCCTTACACCGTTATGGTTGGTATAACTACAGTCGCATTATTTATGATGCACGGCTCAATATATGCAGTACTAAAAACAGAAGGTGAACTTCAAAAAAGATTAAGCGGATGGGTTAATAATACAATCATATTTTTTGTAATAATGTATGTAACAACAACAATGGCTACGTTGATTTATTATCCGCATATGATTGATCACTTTAAAGATTCGCCTGCTTTGTTTCTGGTAGCAATACTAAACATGCTTGCAATAGCAAATATTCCGAGGGAGATACATCACAAAAGAGAGTTCAGAGCTTTTCTTTCTTCTGCGGCAAGTATTGCTGCATTGCTGGCATTGTTTGCTCTTGGCTTATTTCCAAATATAGTTTTATCGAATCCCAATCCGGAATTTTCACTAAACATTTACAATGCGGCATCATCACAAAAGACTCTAAACATTATGTTGATTATGGCAATTATAGGAATCCCTTTTGTTCTTGCTTATACGATTAGCATTTATTGGGTATTCAGAGGAAAAGTAAAACTGAATGCGATGAGTTATTGA